CCGATGTCTAATACTCCTGCGGTGCTGCTTACTTTGGCTTTCAATCTCAACCAATGAGTTCCCGCGCTAACATTACTAAAGAAAGGAAGTACAGCAATTGCAGTATTAGCAGCACCATTGGCACTTTGGTACATTCCTTTAGAATTATTAACACCTGCCGAAGCATTAATGGTTTGATAACCGCTGCCTAGAATAATTCTATCCCAACAATCAGCATTGGTTATTCCAGCTGTAGCTGTTTCAAAATCTTGGAACATCGCCGTCATAGGATCGCATTTTGTTTTAAATGCTCCTCTTAGAGACCATGCGCTTTTTGCAGAGGTACCACAAACAGATCTTACATAATAGTAATATGTTGTAAATGAAGACAGTCCACTAAGTGGTGCGGAAGTCGTTGTACTTGTTCCTAACGCTGTCGTTGTATTGTCGGGTGGTGTATTGTTTGCAGAATAATAATATTCGTAACCGTCATTGGGTGCAGTAGTGGGTGCATCCCAAGAGATGGTCGCGCTATTATTGGTTATAGAGCTGCTCGTAAGTGTGCTAGGAACAAAACAAGTAGGGGTTGCCACAATTTGTAAACTAAAATCTACAAAGTTTCCATTACCATTGGGATTAGGACCACATGGGTTTGATGTGGTAGAAAGACCCGTTCCACTTTGTACTCTTATTCTATAGATACCTGGAGTCTGAGATGGTGGTACAAAAAACTGATCGTCAACCGTTGAAAAACTAGAAGTACCAATAGGGTTTTCATAGAAGTCATTAAAATCTCCATTAGAATTCCAGTCTACCCAAACCAGTGATTTGGCTCCGCTTCCTACAAATTCGAGGTGTACTTTTACGGTTCCGCCAGGATATGAGGTCACTATCTGACTTGCCGAATTGTTTACATAGGCTTGATATGAGCTCGCGTCATAATAGAAAGCTCCCTGATCAGAAAATATTGCATTTTTTAAGTAATATGTGGTGGCTGTTCCTGTAGTGGGGGTGCAATAGGTTTGTGCATCCAGCTTCATAAAAGGAAGAAGTAAGATCATCCAAAAGAGATAGTGTTTACTCATAGTATTTCTATTTTATAAGGTTAATATGTAATTACCAGGGTGCAATGATTAAGCTTTTTTTTCGCCTCTCCATTCTCTACTTTGATTATCAAAACTGTAGAGTAAGTCTAAATTTTTAGTATGCTTAAAGATTTAAACAATATTAGTGTTATATTTGCCCTTCATAAAAAAAGAGGCTTGCATAATTCATTGTATTTACAAGAATTTAAAAATTATAAAGCTGAAAATCAATTGTTTGTGAAAGTGTTGTTTCAGAGGGCAGTTAATCGAAATTGTAGTGAAAAACAAGAAAAAAAACCATTTTAACTGTAAAACAGCTCTAAGAAATAATGTGATTTTATTATTTTTAATTGCCTTGTGTCCGCTATTTATTCATGGGCAAAAAGGGCCAGATTTTAGTATTTTAACAGACAAATCTTTTCAAAAATTATATCAAAATCCAGAGGATTGTATTGCCTATTCGCAGAGTATTTTAATTAGCGATAAAAATCTTGAGCATAAAATTGTTTTAAGAAATATTCTTTCACAAGCTTATGCGATGCAAGGAAATTATGTGCAGTCGCTCACCATTTACAACCAAAAAGAAGAAGAAGAAAATATCGGAAAAGATAGCCAACTCTACTTCATTCATCTCTTCAGCGAATACAGTCTAGCCGATCAATATCAAAACCTCGGGCTTTATAATCAATCTAAAAAGATAATTTCTAATCTTTTACAAAGCCAAGATTTGCTAAAAAGCCGCGATGCCAAGGTGAGAACTACCATTGCAAAACTGTATCAGCTGCAATCTATCAACTTCGGAATTACCCGAAACTACCAAGAAGCCCTTCAAAGTCTTCATGCAAGTAATCAGTATCTTACGGGAAAGAATAAAGAAAATACCCTTTTAATCTGGGAAAACAAGATTTTCAAAGCTTCTTATCTCATCCGCCAAAATAAACTTGCGGAAGCCAAAAAACTACTCGATGAGGTAATTGATGAGGTGAATCGTAATGGAGAGTATCCTTTTATTACAGCTTTTGCTTATGAAAACCTTTCACGCTATTATTTTCAGAAAGAAGAGTACGATTCTGCCGTTAAAAGCTTGGATAAAGGTTTTTTAAAAATAGAAAGCCTGCCTTACAACAATATAAAAATTGTTTTTTACGAGCTGTACACCCGAAATTATCTGGCATTGAATAATGATGAAAAATACCATTATTACAACAATCTTTTTGCCAATTTGAAATCTAAACTTGATACCAATAAAAAGGAAGGCATACAGTACATTGTAAAATTGGTAGAAACGTATAACAAGAAAAACTTTGAGATTCAGAAACAAAATAAAATAATACAATTAAGAAATACCACAATCATTGTCCTGTTTTTTGTTCTCGGAATTGCTACCTATTTCTTTTACGAATCACGAAGAACTAAAGACCTGAAAAAACAACTCGCTTTTTTTGAAAAACAAAAAGAAAGAGATAGCTATATACAATTAAACGTCAGTAAATTAAATGAAAATATAGAAAAAGAAAAAGAGCTAAAAAATACAGAAAAAGAATCTCAAAAAGTTTCAAAAGAAAAAGAAGACGAAATTTTACAAAAACTGAAAGAATGGGAGCTTTCTGCTAATTTTTTAAGCAAAAATATGTCTATTTCTATTTTATCTGCCCAAACCGAAATCAATACAAAATATCTTTCTGAGGTTATCAACAGCAATAAAGGGAAAAATTTTAATGCCTATATTAATGAGTTGAGAATTAATCATATTGCAAGTTTATTAAAAAACGACCCTGCTTTTCTTAATTATAAAGTGAGCTATCTTGCTGAGTATTCGGGGTTTTCTTCACACGGGGCATTTACCAATGTATTCAAATCGATTACCGGGATGTCGCCCAATCATTATATTCAGGAAATTATTAAAAACAAAAGGTCATGAAACTACTTATTCGCGTTTTTTTTCTGTCCGTTTTGCTGGGAATAATTTCTGTATCGGGACAAAAAACATCTGATGATTCATTGAGCATCATCCTTAGAAAAGCCACGAAAGAGATTTACAATAATCCGGATAATGCCACCAAAATAGGGAAAGATTTGCTCCGAAAAGAGAAAGATCCTCTCAATTTGATTAGAATTTATATGCTTC
The sequence above is a segment of the Chryseobacterium turcicum genome. Coding sequences within it:
- a CDS encoding helix-turn-helix domain-containing protein; its protein translation is MKNKKKNHFNCKTALRNNVILLFLIALCPLFIHGQKGPDFSILTDKSFQKLYQNPEDCIAYSQSILISDKNLEHKIVLRNILSQAYAMQGNYVQSLTIYNQKEEEENIGKDSQLYFIHLFSEYSLADQYQNLGLYNQSKKIISNLLQSQDLLKSRDAKVRTTIAKLYQLQSINFGITRNYQEALQSLHASNQYLTGKNKENTLLIWENKIFKASYLIRQNKLAEAKKLLDEVIDEVNRNGEYPFITAFAYENLSRYYFQKEEYDSAVKSLDKGFLKIESLPYNNIKIVFYELYTRNYLALNNDEKYHYYNNLFANLKSKLDTNKKEGIQYIVKLVETYNKKNFEIQKQNKIIQLRNTTIIVLFFVLGIATYFFYESRRTKDLKKQLAFFEKQKERDSYIQLNVSKLNENIEKEKELKNTEKESQKVSKEKEDEILQKLKEWELSANFLSKNMSISILSAQTEINTKYLSEVINSNKGKNFNAYINELRINHIASLLKNDPAFLNYKVSYLAEYSGFSSHGAFTNVFKSITGMSPNHYIQEIIKNKRS